In the genome of Thiorhodovibrio winogradskyi, the window CGTCGAACCAAACTGGATGAATTGCCCCAGCTGTGGAATGTTCTCAAAGGGGAGATGAGTCTGGTGGGGCCGCGCCCCTGTTTGTTGGATCAGCGAGAATTGATCGCTGAAAGAGCGCAGCGAGGGGTGTATGAAGCACGCCCGGGAATCACCGGCTTGGCCCAGGTGAACAAAATCGATATGTCAACACCGGTGTTACTGGCTGAGACGGACGCCAAAATGATGTCCGCGCTGACAACAGCGGACTATTTTGGCTACATTTTCCACACCCTGTTTGGCAAGGGCGGAGGCGACCGAGTCCAACCCAGACAATAATGCCTCCTGCTCGAATCCTTTGATTTCTCCGAGCTCAGGCGTCGGAAAATACTGGGTTATGCTGCTCCTGGACGCGAATGAAGGTGGTGCGCTTGCTGAGTTCCTTGAGTCGCTGGGCGCCGACATAGGTGCAGGCCG includes:
- a CDS encoding sugar transferase, whose protein sequence is MMRLFDLLLATLGLMFGWPLMLVLVLVGYLDTGSPFFRQERVGRYQKPFVLVKFRTMRPGTASVATHLASVEDITPLGQFLRRTKLDELPQLWNVLKGEMSLVGPRPCLLDQRELIAERAQRGVYEARPGITGLAQVNKIDMSTPVLLAETDAKMMSALTTADYFGYIFHTLFGKGGGDRVQPRQ